The nucleotide window GCGCAAGGAGGTGCCGATCCCGCCGGCGGCGCCGGTCATCAATACGCGTGGCATTTCGTTCCTCGTAAGTCTCGCAACCGATTTGCGGTCATTAGCAGGTAATGATAGCTAACCCAAACGCTCCGGGAACGCACCAACGAGAACAGCAAATGTCCGATGCAGCATCGCATTCCGCCGGCTGGCGCCCGGCGACCTGTTACCCCGATCCGGCCATCCGCGCGCTCGATCCGCGCTTCGAAAAATACTGGCTCAAGCTGTCGGCGGTGGAGCGGCTGACCACGGGCTTGCGCTGGGCCGAAGGGCCGGTTTGGTTCGGCGACGGGCGGTATCTGCTGTGCAGCGACATTCCGAACCAGCGCATCATCAAGTGGGAGGAAGAGACCGGCGCGGTCAGCATCTTCCGCAAGCCGTCGAACTTCGCCAACGGCAACACCCGCGATCGGCAGGGACGCCTGATCACCTGCGAGCATGGCGGCCGGCGGGTAACGCGCACCGAATATGACGGTTCAATCACGGTACTGATCGATTCCTTCGAGGGCAGGCGGCTCAACTCGCCGAACGACGTCGTCGTGAAGTCCGACGGCTCGATCTGGTTCACCGATCCGGTGTTCGGCCTGCTCGGCAATTACGAGGGCTACAAGGCCGATCCCGAGATCGACGCCAATGTCTATCGGCTGGATGTCGCGACCGGCAAGGCCACCATCGTAGCCGAGGGCGTGCTGGGACCCAACGGGCTCGCTTTCTCGCCGGATGAAAAAATCCTCTACATCATCGAGTCCCGCGGTGTGCCGAACCGCAAGATCCTCGCTTATGACGTCTCGCCTTCCGGCGACAAGCTTTCCGACAAGCGCGTGTTCGTCGATGCGGGACCCGGCACGCCGGACGGCTTTCGAGTGGATATCGACGGCAATCTGTGGTGCGGCTGGGGCATGGGCGACCCCGAACTCGACGGCGTGGTCGTTTTCGCCCCCGACGGCGTCCTGATCGGCCGCATCGCGCTACCCGAACGCTGCGCCAATCTCTGCTTCGGCGGCGTGAAGCGCAACCGCCTGTTCATGGCCGCGAGCCAGTCGATCTACGCGCTCTATGTGAACACGCAGGGCGCGCCGGGCGGATAGGTTCTATCCCTTCTTTTCCTGCACGGCGGCGTTTTGCTTGACGAGCGCGTCTTCAAACGCCTTCTCCAGCGTCGCCGCATAGGCGTTGAACTCACCTGGGCTGACGAACGGGTTGGGACCGCCTTCGGCGAGCTTGGCGCGCTTTTCCGCCATCTTGTACATTTCCGGATGCGGCGCGAGCAGCACGTCCACCTTCATGTCCTTCGCCCGCACGAACGTCTTCCGGTAATCGGTAACGATTCCGGAATAGGTCGGATTGGTGACGAGGCGATTCAGCGCCACCGTGCCGCTGCAGAAGATCAGGACCGAGCGCGTGGCATCGCCGTCCTTCACCGCGAATTCCCAGCTCGTGCAGCCCGGCGAATGGCCGGGCGTTTCGCGGGCCGTCAGAGTGACGTCACCGATCTTGACCGTGTCACCTTCGCGAACCGTGCGGTCGACCTTCACAGGCGGAAACGCCAGCGCGGTATTTTCCTGCGCGCCAGGATAGTAGCCGCCTTCGAGCAGCGGTTTGTCGGCTTCGCCGGCGACCATCTGGCCGCCACTGGCCTGTTTCATCTCGGCAAGGCCGCCGGTATGATCGATGTGGGCGTGGGTGTTGAGGAGGTATTTGATGTCGGTGATCTTGAAGCCGAGCGTTTCGATGTTCGCTTTGATCTGCGACGTTGATTCCGGCATCACCGTATCGACCAGGATATGACCTTGCGGCGACGTGATCAGATAGGACGCCAGGCCGTCGGTTCCGACGTAGTAGACGTTGCCGATCATCTTGAACGGCTCGGTTGGCGTGTTCCACTTTACCCTGAGGGCCGCGAGCAGATCCTTCGGCGTCTGCGCCTCCGCGGTGGCAGTCAGCGACATCAGCGCGACGAGTGCAACGGCAATTTTCCTCACGGGCATCCTCCACACTCTTCTTGTTAGATCGTCGCTGTATCGGCGGCGCGCATCGACGTTGGCTTCAGCCTGACGACGATTCTGGTCAAAAAAATGCCGGCCGCGGTTCCGCAGCCGGCATCTTTCACGATCGGCGCGAGCGCCGCATCAATTACGCCGCGTTGTAGCCGGCGACCGCCTTTACCTCGAGATATTCCTCGAGGCCGTACTTGCCCCATTCGCGGCCGTTGCCGGACTGCTTGTAGCCGCCGAACGGCGCGGTGCGATCGTTCGGCACGCCCTGCAGGTTGACGTTGCCGGCGCGGATCTGCCGGGCGACGCGACGCGCGCTTTCCACCGTATCGCCCGAGACGTAACCGGCGAGACCGTAGGGCGTGTCGTTGGCGATACGCACCGCATCGGCTTCATCCTTCGCGCCGATGATCGTCAGCACCGGTCCGAAGATTTCCTCGCGCGCAATCGTCAT belongs to Bradyrhizobium icense and includes:
- a CDS encoding SMP-30/gluconolactonase/LRE family protein, which encodes MSDAASHSAGWRPATCYPDPAIRALDPRFEKYWLKLSAVERLTTGLRWAEGPVWFGDGRYLLCSDIPNQRIIKWEEETGAVSIFRKPSNFANGNTRDRQGRLITCEHGGRRVTRTEYDGSITVLIDSFEGRRLNSPNDVVVKSDGSIWFTDPVFGLLGNYEGYKADPEIDANVYRLDVATGKATIVAEGVLGPNGLAFSPDEKILYIIESRGVPNRKILAYDVSPSGDKLSDKRVFVDAGPGTPDGFRVDIDGNLWCGWGMGDPELDGVVVFAPDGVLIGRIALPERCANLCFGGVKRNRLFMAASQSIYALYVNTQGAPGG
- the bla gene encoding subclass B3 metallo-beta-lactamase, with the protein product MRKIAVALVALMSLTATAEAQTPKDLLAALRVKWNTPTEPFKMIGNVYYVGTDGLASYLITSPQGHILVDTVMPESTSQIKANIETLGFKITDIKYLLNTHAHIDHTGGLAEMKQASGGQMVAGEADKPLLEGGYYPGAQENTALAFPPVKVDRTVREGDTVKIGDVTLTARETPGHSPGCTSWEFAVKDGDATRSVLIFCSGTVALNRLVTNPTYSGIVTDYRKTFVRAKDMKVDVLLAPHPEMYKMAEKRAKLAEGGPNPFVSPGEFNAYAATLEKAFEDALVKQNAAVQEKKG